The Rhodococcus rhodochrous DNA window ATCTCGCGTCGCTGCCCGACGCGCGGATCGAGGACTTCCTCGCCACCGAGCTTCCCTCGCTGACCGAGCACACCGTCACCGACCCGGCGGCGCTGCGCGAGGAGATCGCCGAGATCCGCGCCCGCGGGTACGCCGTGACCGAACAGGGTCTGCACGACGGCATCGCCGCCGTCGCCGTCGCGCTGCGTGGGCGCGGTGGCGCCGTGCGCGGTTGCTTCAGCATCTCGGGCCCGGCCTCGCGACTGACGCCCGACCTCTTCCCCGACTACGGCGCGAAGGCACTGGCAGCGCGGGACGCGATCGAGCGTCGCCTGCCCTGATCCGCTCCGACCAGGACCGGCGGGAGCCCGTCGCCTCTGGACATATCGTTTGTCGATATGTATAACGATTATCGATGGTATCGACAATCGATAACCCCGCCGTCCTGCGAGTTCGGAGACGACCATGAATTCCACCCACGACACCGACCGCCCCCAGGGCCCGGGCGCCGAACCCGACACGCTCTCCCCCACCGAGACGTCGAAGAAGGACCGCACCGATCTGTGGGCGTCCCTCACGGTCTTCGCGCTGACCTCGTTGATCGTGCTCTTCACCTACGTCCGCGACCTCGTGCGCTCGCTCGGCGACGGCATCGTGACCGCGCGGGTCACGTTCGACGACGCGGCAGCGGCGCCGGTGCTGTCCAGCCCGACCGACGTCGACCTGCAGACCGCCTCGACAACGGTGATCGACGTTCCGACCGATGCCCTCTCGCCCGTCAGTGTCGGCTTCCTCCGCGCCGGAGAGGCGTTGCAGACCCTCGGCTATCTCGCAGCCCTGGCCCTGCTGAGCGGGATCGTCGTGCGATTCGCTCGGGGCCGGTTGTTCGACCGGGGTGTCATCCGGCTCGTGTGGATCACCTCGATCGTGGCGATCGCGACCATCTTCGTCCCCACGATCCCCCGCACCCTGGGTACCAACATGCTGATCCGGGACGTGGACATGAACGAGGTCCTCTCGAACGCGCCCCTCGGGCCGGAGTTCTGGTACGCCTACGTCTTCTGCATGGTGATCTCGGCCGTGGGTGTGGTGCTGCGGATCGGGAACCGCATGGCGCGCGACAACGAAGGACTCGTCTGATGCCTCCGGAAACCGAGCATGCCGTCCGGTGTCATCTCGACGAGCTGCTGGCCGATCGGGGCATGACCCTCACCGAATTGGCCGACAAGGTCGGCGTCAGCGTGGTGAACCTGTCTGTACTCAAGAACGGACGCGCCCGCGCGATCCGCTTCTCGACCCTCACCGCCCTGTGCCGTGTACTGGATTGCTCTGTGGGCGACATTCTTTCGGTCGACTGACCGACCCCGGAAAACGGCGATGCCCGGAACCTCGTGGGTTCCGGACATCGCCGATCGGTCCGGCCGGTGGCGCTCCGGCTGACGCACGGACCTGCTTCCTCTATTCCCCGATCGCGGGAAGAATGCGGGTGCGGACCTCACCGAAGCCGATGCGGGTCCCGTTCGGGCCGGGCGCGGTGGCCGTGATGGCGATCTCGTCGCCGTCCTCGATGAAAGTGCGGGTCTCGTCGCCGACCTGTACGGGTTCTGCTCCGCCCCAGGTGAGTTCGATGAAGGCACCGCGCTGGTCCTTCTCCGGGCCCGAGATGGTGCCGGAGCCGAACAGATCACCGGTGCGGGTCGCGGCGCCATTGACGGAGGTGTGGGCGAGCATCTGCGCCGGCGACCAGTACATCTGCGCGTACGGCGGGCGCGACACGACGTGCCCGTTCCACTCGACCTCGAGATCGATGTCCAGGCCCCACTTCTCGGTGCCCTTCAGGTACGGCAGTGGTTCCGGGTCCTGCACCGGGGTGTCGATGCGGGCCGCCTCGAGCGCGGCGAGCGGAACGACCCACGGCGAGATCGACGTCGCGAAGGACTTGCCGAGGTTCGGGCCCAGCGGCACGTACTCCCATGCCTGGATGTCGCGGGCCGACCAGTCGTTGAGGATGACGGCACCGAAGCAGTGGTCGGCGAACTCGTCGGGGGTGATCTGCGAACCCATCGGGGAGCCGACACCGACGATGAAGCCCATCTCGGCCTCGATGTCGAGGCGGATCGACGGACCGAAGACCGGCGCAGGATCGTTGGGGCCCTTGCGCTGCCCGCACGGCCGCACGATGTCGACGCCCGAGGTCACGACGGTGCTCGACCGGCCGTGGTAGCCGACGGGCAGGTGCTTCCAGTTCGGCATCAGCGGGTCGGGGTTCTGCGGGCGGAACAACCGGCCGAGGTTCGACGCGTGGTTCTCCGACGCATAGAAGTCGACGTAGTCGGCCACCTCGATCGGCAGGTGCATCGTCACGTCGGTGACGGCGAAGACGGCCTCGTCGGCGACATCACCGGCGACGAGTTCCTTGATCGCAGCGCGGACTTCGTCCCACCGGGCGCGGCCCTGGGCCATGAACGCGTTGAGTGACGGCTCGGCGAAGACGACGTCGTCCTCGAAGACACGGCTCAGGTC harbors:
- a CDS encoding helix-turn-helix domain-containing protein; this encodes MPPETEHAVRCHLDELLADRGMTLTELADKVGVSVVNLSVLKNGRARAIRFSTLTALCRVLDCSVGDILSVD
- the fahA gene encoding fumarylacetoacetase, translated to MTTIAIPEGSLFGLDNLPYGIFSTADSEPRVGVRVGDSVLDLSRVFEDDVVFAEPSLNAFMAQGRARWDEVRAAIKELVAGDVADEAVFAVTDVTMHLPIEVADYVDFYASENHASNLGRLFRPQNPDPLMPNWKHLPVGYHGRSSTVVTSGVDIVRPCGQRKGPNDPAPVFGPSIRLDIEAEMGFIVGVGSPMGSQITPDEFADHCFGAVILNDWSARDIQAWEYVPLGPNLGKSFATSISPWVVPLAALEAARIDTPVQDPEPLPYLKGTEKWGLDIDLEVEWNGHVVSRPPYAQMYWSPAQMLAHTSVNGAATRTGDLFGSGTISGPEKDQRGAFIELTWGGAEPVQVGDETRTFIEDGDEIAITATAPGPNGTRIGFGEVRTRILPAIGE